aagacGATGAAATTACTGTAAATAGTTTgcattaaatatatatatttataataacgTTATATATACTCTgcatttattagaaaaaaaaaaaaaaaaacaaaaaacaagaaaagCTTGTAAGATAACCttttgttatatttatagcatatgatttttcattatatttgCCATTATCCTATTAGATTTTATTAAGCggaaaattaaataattttgcaaaaaaaaaaaaggatgATTAAAATAGTGAAAggaattataaatatatatatatatatcagGTTAGTGAATTTATTGAAGCTACAGGTATTGCAGAATTTACTTTATACTGTactaaatattattgtataatattatttctttaaaaaaaatttttttccaatcagttaaagataaatttcTACATATTTTGAGTGTGTTATTTAAGATGAGTGGATTATTACATACTTCGTTAATCCAGCGAAGTAAAAAGACCAAAAATAAGTTGttaatacaaatactaGATTCAACTGTTTGCTCAATATGCCAAGATTATATGTTTGTACCGATGGTAACCCCCTGTGGCCACTCATTCTGTTACGGTTGTTTGTGCAGTTGGTTCAGTAGTAGTAATGTTGATGGATTAAGTTGTCCGCATTGTAGAACCAGTATAACAAGTGCAccatattttaattcaactTTAAAACAGTGGCTGGagatatttttagataCATTGGATGATAATgacaaaattaaagatatatttaaatcaatgaCAGAAGGTAAGGAAGAGAGTTTCaagaaatatcaaaaggataaaaataatgatcaaTTGTACAATGGTGTCTTCAGTGAAACAGCATTAGCTGtaattgatgaagatgatgatggaATTGCCCGCTGTAGTAATTGTCATTGGGAATTGGATCCTGACTTTGAAGAAGGAGGTAACGTATGTCCTCATTGTAATACTAGAATTAGAAATCATGTTACATCTACAAGCACAAATGTAAGAACTGAAGGATTTCAAAGTAGTGAATATAGTGAAGATGAGCTAGAGCAATTACAAGATGATATAACTAGACAACGCGAGCCTAGTGAAGacagtaataataatattaataatggtaatgcagataatgaagaatctCCAAATCGTAAATCAATTACTAATATCTTTGATGATAAAGCCAGCgaagatgatgaatattATAGTTCTGAGATAGATGCACCAAGTACTACTAAGTTTCGTCCCAAAACGAATAAATTTGGTTGGAAGgctaatatatataagcaAAGAACTACTTCATATAATGATGAAGCTGGTATAAATGACGAGCTGGACATGGATTCTGATTTGGCTGATTTTATTgctgatgatgatgaaattgaagTGGAAGAGCTTGATGATAACGAAGATGAAATCGATGGGATAAGGATTAAACATAGAACACCTTCTAACGATGGATATGAAGTCACAGATGGATTTTCagatgacgatgatgataaCCAAGAAACACTGGGAccattatcaaataaagaGGATATGCTAAATGAATCTGAATCTCATGATAGCGAGTATTATGAGCGTAATCATTCAGGGTTTGTAAGTGGTGATAGTCTAGATGATAGTGCTGAAGTTCAGGAATTGATGAAGAGAAGATCAAGGAAAAGAATcattgaagatgatgagGATGATGAAGTGGAAGAAATTGGAAGTAAAAAGATTGCTAGTAAGACTACCACCAAATCAGATGATAACCAggatttggaaaaatcaGACTCGGATATCATGGATTTACTTGATGGGAATcaaacttcaaataattcttctaaaaGACAACGACGTTATAAAGTAGTGGTACCGGACAGTGATGAAGATTGAATTAACCATAGAACTGGATGGCATTGTAAACTTTATTTCCTCTTGATATTGGTGTTTCataacatatatatttctatagTGTATTTCTTAAAGACTATTTAGCATTTCTACGAATCATACAACCATgcattaattttttttattctaattagaattgttttgtttacttatttatttgatatgTAACATCAATTGTGTCATACCAGATGGGTACTTCCGTACACCACattgtataatttttctaaaattccTAATATCTTGTTCCATTATTGAAAACTTCAAAGCATTATATTCCcgaaatttgaaaataggaaattcattataatttagATTGATACCTTAAGTACAGCCAATTCTCTTTtagtaaagaaaaaaagaatgttttaataaaaaaaaaaaaaaaaagggttTAATGGGATGAAAATAACAAGTAATCAGATTAAAAGTATCTAAATAAACTACAATAAAAAAGCAAGGGATCTTTTAAAACtgaatcttttttttatttttttcttagaATCAATCATCAATTCAATTTCCCcagatttaaaaaagaaggGTAATCAGCGATTTAATAAAAGCATTGGGAATCAAGTATGAGAAACCTTTTAAATCAGCCATTGAGGCAAAATCTAATGTTATACGATCTATTGAGATCTAAAGGTATACGAACCAATAGTATTGGGCTTTTCCCCAAATACGGTTTTtccaagaaatattattcatctaaagaagatgatagtaaatatatattttccaaGAAGGGGACTGAAATACAGAATAATGTTGGTGTCAAAGATTATATTAGTTCAAGACATTTTTTCACGAAACCAAcgatttttgaaaaaatgattaaatcatttaaattaaacaattctaataaaatcaaaCTTAATCgagatgaaaatgaagatgcAATATTATTAGGGGATATAATTAGTAAACAACGAGCCAAACAAAGAAGAAAGGCTTTCAAATTTGCATTATATGGTACTTTTGGTGGGATCTTAGGATATTTTGTCCTCTATAAAGTCTTATACCTTCGAGAAGAATCGTTCTTACCACTTTATCCTGCatccaaaaaaagaaagttgAGTGATGCTGATCTAAGGAAACTGGATCTTTCTGAGATTGAAGAATTGTCCAAGATCAAGGTACTGGGTATCTTAAGTAGTCATCCAATGATTAAAGAACAATATGGTGTTCCTCTatatgatgaaaataaaaacccATTAgaagtgaaaaatttccaTATTTGGTGTGAGGATCAAGATCCGTGTGTCACTGGGATACTTTTCCAGCCAGATCCCCCCAGCAAGTTTGATGAGAATTACTTTGAATCTAGAAACCATTCTTGGTATCGTATCCCTTATGTTTTGAAATGGAGACTCACCCATCGCCCTGTATATATATCTCATGATCTTTTGGatattttccaaagaaTCTCCAACAAATCCAACGATAtgtttgaattaatttcacCTGAAAAAGTATATGGATCAttcaaatatgaatattctTTACCTGGAGATGATCATTCCTTACATATCAAATTTTCTGGAGAAGTTCAGTTAGGTAAAGATTCTTTAATTGTATACAAGGGGAAATACCATTTTGATTCTCAAATGGTACAAGTATTTTTGTTAAGAAGAGAGAATAATGAATTGGTGAAATATATGTTGtatgattcaaataaatctatatgatttaatattattatcactattattttaatagtaACACTAGCTCATAACCCCGTCGgtgttttaaattcttgataGAAAATGTTTCGGACCGATCTGGCTCAAATTGGACATACTAAGGAGAAGAGAAAAAACGGATAAGATGAGATTAGAATTCAAGAATATTTGCCAAGATGCATATGGGATTGGAACATTACAAGagaaaagtaaaaaaaaaaaaaaaacgaaaaaaaagaaagacaAAGAAGTAAACTCAGTAGATGTATtgctatatatatatatatattttgacACTAGCCAACACTTAGGGAAAAGCATTGCAGagattcaaatatatatttttattgaagaaCCTCCCCCCCCTAATCAGGACTAATCgctattataataataactgTTCTAAGTGAAGCTATCACATACTAGGTCTATTGTGGGGACATACTAAATACTTCtatcattcaaattcattgaTTCAAGTCTGATTCTTGGAGatttgtattttaatagtaataataataaaaaaaaggggGAAAAAGAGGAAAGCAAACTTCATCAAgattttgtaataatacGATGAGTAGTAATACAAAGAATAATACCTCAAACAATGGTGGTATCAAAATAACGGATATTGATTATAACAGATGTTCAGACGAAGTAACTTATGATAATTCAGTTGATAATCGaagtaataatactacTGGCAATTCATCGCCGTATTCCAATATCGATGCATCTAAATCGGTTACATGTGACGATCATGAAGGAGTTGAGATTGATAGTCATCGGTTCAATATAGATagtgaaaatgaaattgagAATGAACTTGAGAATGAAGTAGGTCTCACGGATCGTTTGGATAACGCAAGGTTTGCATGGGTTAATAAGgattatttaaaggccAATACTGGATTAATCTTACTTATCATTGCTGAATTGTTTAATTCTATTATGATTGTCTCTAcgaaattattagaaacaAACCCATCACGTAGTGAGGAAGATACTATAAAACCTTTACAAGTCCTGTTGGTAAGAATGTCAATCACATATCTGTTCACGTTAATATACATGTACATTAACAAAGTCCCCCATGCACCATTTGGTGAGAAATCTATTCGACATTTATTAATCTTCCGTGGATGTACTGGGTTCATCGGAGTATTTggattatatttttcattaatgtATTTAACCATTAGTGATGCAATTTTGATTCGATTCATTGTTCCAACAATCACGGTTTTTTTAGCATTTATTGTATTAAGGGAaagattttcttttaagGAAATGGTTGgttcaataatatcattctGTGGTGTCATTTTAATCATTAGACCCAAAAGCATCTTTGGTAAATACTCTGATACTGAATCCGCCTTAGGTAGTGATGGAGAGAACGATAACCCTGTTACTAGTGATTATAATCAACGATTAGTAGCCATCATGGTTGCACTATTTGGAGTGGTTGGGGCATCTAAcgtatatataattattcgGTATATTGGGAAACGAGCACATGCAGTTTTAAGCGTGgcatatttttcattgttAACCACCATCGTATCATTCTTGGGGATTCTAACAATCCCCAGCATGAGATTCCAAGCTCCTCGTGATTTAAAAGAGTGGTTATTAATGGGTAATCTTGGATTATGTGGgtttatttatcaattattacTGACAATGGGGATTCAACGTGAAAGAGCCGCAAGAGGTTCATTAATTAGTTATTTACAACTATTATTCGCCATCATGTGGGATGTTTCGCTATGGGATAAATGGCCCAATTTTTTCTCATGGATGGGGATGGTGGTAATTATAAGTAGTACGATATGGGTGATTCGAGCCAAACAAGAACGACAAGAAAAACAACACGATCTGGAAATCAGATTCGAGGGGATCTGTATGGAGGATGTGAATGCAAACAGTGATACATAATTAATTAACCCATTCATAAATACttatacatatacatataaCAAATATTCTTTCGAAGTTgtaaatatcaaatattaaattttattagaacTTTAAAactagtagtagtagtagtatatatacatacacgtgtatattaattaaatatctttataaaAAACATGTTGCATATAGAGCGACGCATTGTCTATCACCAAACGCCAGACGATTCAAACCTATAATAAAAAGGCAACGGCACCGGCAACAACGGCACCTGCAACACCAGCAGCCATTGGGTTACCTACGGCAGGCATAGCAGCGTTGGAAGAAGTATCGTTAGACTTGTTCTTGTGCTTCTTGGCAGCAACAAGACCAGTGACAGCTAAGGCAGAGAGAAGGAGTTTAGAAGTTTGCATTGGTACGAGTGGTCACGATGTGTTGGAGGGTATAATGTGTGAATATTAGCTAGACACAAACGAAGAgcaaataatagaatatatatgtttatatatatatatatatatacataatgaaaagaaacgaaaaaaaaacagaagAAAGAACGAAAGAGAAATTGTTGAATGAGATATAAAGGACGGATAGCAATCTTGGCCTTATATACGGTTTAGAGTTTCTAAGGCTTGCCAAGAAAAGAGGGGCTATAaactataataataataatatactaACTAGATAGATGccaagaaaaacaaaaaataaaaatagaaaatagaaaatagaaaatttaataataataaaatatgataaaaaatgataaaaaaaggGGGATCGCGAAAAGACCGGGCCAGCCGTATGCTCGGGCCGTGCCTTGCTAAGACAGAGCCGCAGAAACTAAAAGGGAGTCAAGTGGCGCAAAGAAAACTCCGGAGGGCTCTGGTTGGCTGGCCCTTTTTCGGTCGAGAAAGTGGGCCTATATAAATAGATTACTGTATCTGGAAATTGATTATATAAACAGAAAGTGGCAGAGGGGGTAAAACACATAAATTGATGATTTCCGTTTTGGGCAGTGAGTGTTATCGGAAGACTGTTCTGTTTTGGGATTGGTGGTTTGTTTTGGAAAATGTGTCCTATTTTGGCCGAGGGAGTATGTTTTCGGAGAGCACTTGCTGTTTCCGGGTGGCGTTCCCATTTTTGGAGTGATGTTTCCATTTTAAGCCACATTCGCATATGCCAAgaaaattttctattattaataacaCAAAAAGGGAAATCCAAAG
The window above is part of the Henningerozyma blattae CBS 6284 chromosome 2, complete genome genome. Proteins encoded here:
- the PSH1 gene encoding ubiquitin-protein ligase PSH1 (similar to Saccharomyces cerevisiae PSH1 (YOL054W); ancestral locus Anc_8.808), which encodes MSGLLHTSLIQRSKKTKNKLLIQILDSTVCSICQDYMFVPMVTPCGHSFCYGCLCSWFSSSNVDGLSCPHCRTSITSAPYFNSTLKQWLEIFLDTLDDNDKIKDIFKSMTEGKEESFKKYQKDKNNDQLYNGVFSETALAVIDEDDDGIARCSNCHWELDPDFEEGGNVCPHCNTRIRNHVTSTSTNVRTEGFQSSEYSEDELEQLQDDITRQREPSEDSNNNINNGNADNEESPNRKSITNIFDDKASEDDEYYSSEIDAPSTTKFRPKTNKFGWKANIYKQRTTSYNDEAGINDELDMDSDLADFIADDDEIEVEELDDNEDEIDGIRIKHRTPSNDGYEVTDGFSDDDDDNQETLGPLSNKEDMLNESESHDSEYYERNHSGFVSGDSLDDSAEVQELMKRRSRKRIIEDDEDDEVEEIGSKKIASKTTTKSDDNQDLEKSDSDIMDLLDGNQTSNNSSKRQRRYKVVVPDSDED
- the AIM39 gene encoding Aim39p (similar to Saccharomyces cerevisiae YOL053W; ancestral locus Anc_8.806) — encoded protein: MRNLLNQPLRQNLMLYDLLRSKGIRTNSIGLFPKYGFSKKYYSSKEDDSKYIFSKKGTEIQNNVGVKDYISSRHFFTKPTIFEKMIKSFKLNNSNKIKLNRDENEDAILLGDIISKQRAKQRRKAFKFALYGTFGGILGYFVLYKVLYLREESFLPLYPASKKRKLSDADLRKLDLSEIEELSKIKVLGILSSHPMIKEQYGVPLYDENKNPLEVKNFHIWCEDQDPCVTGILFQPDPPSKFDENYFESRNHSWYRIPYVLKWRLTHRPVYISHDLLDIFQRISNKSNDMFELISPEKVYGSFKYEYSLPGDDHSLHIKFSGEVQLGKDSLIVYKGKYHFDSQMVQVFLLRRENNELVKYMLYDSNKSI
- the TBLA0B02690 gene encoding uncharacterized protein (similar to Saccharomyces cerevisiae YMR253C; ancestral locus Anc_8.804), translating into MSSNTKNNTSNNGGIKITDIDYNRCSDEVTYDNSVDNRSNNTTGNSSPYSNIDASKSVTCDDHEGVEIDSHRFNIDSENEIENELENEVGLTDRLDNARFAWVNKDYLKANTGLILLIIAELFNSIMIVSTKLLETNPSRSEEDTIKPLQVLLVRMSITYLFTLIYMYINKVPHAPFGEKSIRHLLIFRGCTGFIGVFGLYFSLMYLTISDAILIRFIVPTITVFLAFIVLRERFSFKEMVGSIISFCGVILIIRPKSIFGKYSDTESALGSDGENDNPVTSDYNQRLVAIMVALFGVVGASNVYIIIRYIGKRAHAVLSVAYFSLLTTIVSFLGILTIPSMRFQAPRDLKEWLLMGNLGLCGFIYQLLLTMGIQRERAARGSLISYLQLLFAIMWDVSLWDKWPNFFSWMGMVVIISSTIWVIRAKQERQEKQHDLEIRFEGICMEDVNANSDT
- the HOR7 gene encoding Hor7p (similar to Saccharomyces cerevisiae HOR7 (YMR251W-A) and DDR2 (YOL052C-A); ancestral locus Anc_8.802), whose amino-acid sequence is MQTSKLLLSALAVTGLVAAKKHKNKSNDTSSNAAMPAVGNPMAAGVAGAVVAGAVAFLL